From a region of the Pieris brassicae chromosome 13, ilPieBrab1.1, whole genome shotgun sequence genome:
- the LOC123717794 gene encoding multiple C2 and transmembrane domain-containing protein-like isoform X3: MNIVIKNNKSESILQSIDVDKEMNEKKINRSKSLNNSWTTAVTVVLIEAKNVSHLLQDDMTKGLYCKLRLGIESHKSKSSSNSIHPEWRERFKMHLFHDNILHVSLWDRGNPKMSIGSCVVDLAKYPKERTHDLWLELGEGPAKVHLSITMCAVRAVISDECICNFNKYKETYKISNLDTNLNDVGVLHVKVIGARGLGSKPRSYCTLQVDNQKVQTHRAGTTSEILWNRCYLFNISDVTSTLDLKVYESSIANTLLNESIGKVSIPLLRVANNEKRWYALKDRNKRNSARGDHPRVLLQMSLKYHPVKASLKLFQAKEEQHLKKGMKFDIGLLYSNVVFVSHVFQALQQINEYYKRLFEWDDREFSLFVLIGWIIFCYFIEIWMIPLSLLLPFLWHWIWNRHQDNVLIAREPFNEDDLDMNNNIKDESDKGLISRVKINEIPQITITVTKGIEMIASFAEKAQNLVSFKVPFISYVAICLLIGASFGLYLIPYRYIMMAFGIMKYTRKYLNPNRVLNNDLLHFFSRVPDDATLKDWKELHIPKPQEDNSRYLARSVSTSI; encoded by the exons ATGAACATAGTGATTAAGAATAACAAGTCCGAATCAATTCTACAGTCAATTGATGTCGATAAAGAAATG aatgaaaagaaaatcaatAGATCAAAATCGCTGAACAATAGTTGGACAACGGCTGTGACTGTTGTTCTCATTGAAGCAAAGAATGTATCACATTTGCTTCAAGATGACATGACAAAGGGACTGTATTGCAAGTTACG GTTGGGAATAGAATCACATAAATCGAAATCATCTTCTAACAGCATCCACCCAGAATGGCGTGAGAGGTTCAAGATGCATCTATTTCATGACAACATTCTCCATGTGTCGCTATGGGATCGAGGAAACCCGAAAATGTCAATAGGCAG TTGTGTGGTGGATTTAGCGAAATATCCAAAGGAGCGTACTCATGACTTATGGCTGGAGCTTGGGGAGGGTCCTGCAAAAGTCCATCTCTCCATTACTATGTGTGCTGTACGAGCAGTGATCTCCGATGAATGTATATGcaacttcaataaatataaagaaacataT AAAATCTCTAACTTGGATACGAATTTGAATGATGTTGGAGTTCTCCACGTGAAGGTGATCGGAGCAAGAGGTCTAGGTTCAAAGCCACGTTCGTACTGCACTCTGCAAGTGGACAATCAAAAAGTGCAAACGCATCGAGCTGGTACCACTTCAGAGATTCTGTGGAACCGCTGCTATTTATT CAATATAAGCGATGTAACATCAACACTAGATCTCAAAGTGTATGAAAGCTCCATCGCTAATACGCTTCTCAACGAGTCTATAGGAAAAGTGTCGATTCCATTGTTGAGGGTAGCGAACAATGAAAAGCGCTGGTATGCTTTAAAGGACAGGAATAAGAGGAATAGCGCGAGAGGCGATCACCCACGAGTACTACTACAGATGTCGTTGAAGTATCATCCA GTTAAGGCATcgctaaaattatttcaagcCAAAGAAGAGCAGCACTTGAAGAAAGGGATGAAATTTGACATTGGTCTTTTGTATAGCAACGTCGTGTTTGTCTCTCACGTATTCCAGGCATTACAgcaaattaatgaatattataa ACGACTATTCGAGTGGGACGATCGTGAATTTTCATTATTCGTATTAATTGGATGGATTATCTTCTGCTATTTCATAGAAATCTGGATGATACCGCTATCATTATTACTACCATTCCTTTGGCATTGGATTTGGAATAGACACCAAG ATAACGTACTTATCGCACGAGAACCATTCAACGAAGATGATTTGgacatgaataataatataaag GATGAGAGCGACAAAGGTCTGATCAGTCGAGTTAAAATCAATGAAATACCGCAAATTACTATAACAGTCACAAAAGGAATTGAAATGATCGCTTCCTTCGCTGAAAAGGCACAAAA TTTAGTCAGCTTCAAGGTACCATTTATTAGCTACGTAGCGATATGTTTACTGATTGGGGCGTCTTTTGGTCTTTATCTCATACCATACAGATACATCATGATGGCTTTTG GTATAATGAAATACAcaaggaaatatttaaatccgAATCGTGTTCTAAACAATGATTTATTGCATTTCTTCTCAAGAGTACCTGATGATGCAACATTG AAAGATTGGAAGGAGTTACACATACCAAAACCGCAGGAGGATAATTCTAGATATCTGGCAAGATCTGTCAGCACCTCAATTTGA
- the LOC123717794 gene encoding multiple C2 and transmembrane domain-containing protein-like isoform X2, which translates to MHRWRPSSLMNIVIKNNKSESILQSIDVDKEMNEKKINRSKSLNNSWTTAVTVVLIEAKNVSHLLQDDMTKGLYCKLRLGIESHKSKSSSNSIHPEWRERFKMHLFHDNILHVSLWDRGNPKMSIGSCVVDLAKYPKERTHDLWLELGEGPAKVHLSITMCAVRAVISDECICNFNKYKETYKISNLDTNLNDVGVLHVKVIGARGLGSKPRSYCTLQVDNQKVQTHRAGTTSEILWNRCYLFNISDVTSTLDLKVYESSIANTLLNESIGKVSIPLLRVANNEKRWYALKDRNKRNSARGDHPRVLLQMSLKYHPVKASLKLFQAKEEQHLKKGMKFDIGLLYSNVVFVSHVFQALQQINEYYKRLFEWDDREFSLFVLIGWIIFCYFIEIWMIPLSLLLPFLWHWIWNRHQDNVLIAREPFNEDDLDMNNNIKDESDKGLISRVKINEIPQITITVTKGIEMIASFAEKAQNLVSFKVPFISYVAICLLIGASFGLYLIPYRYIMMAFGIMKYTRKYLNPNRVLNNDLLHFFSRVPDDATLKDWKELHIPKPQEDNSRYLARSVSTSI; encoded by the exons atgcacAG ATGGCGTCCCAGCTCCCTCATGAACATAGTGATTAAGAATAACAAGTCCGAATCAATTCTACAGTCAATTGATGTCGATAAAGAAATG aatgaaaagaaaatcaatAGATCAAAATCGCTGAACAATAGTTGGACAACGGCTGTGACTGTTGTTCTCATTGAAGCAAAGAATGTATCACATTTGCTTCAAGATGACATGACAAAGGGACTGTATTGCAAGTTACG GTTGGGAATAGAATCACATAAATCGAAATCATCTTCTAACAGCATCCACCCAGAATGGCGTGAGAGGTTCAAGATGCATCTATTTCATGACAACATTCTCCATGTGTCGCTATGGGATCGAGGAAACCCGAAAATGTCAATAGGCAG TTGTGTGGTGGATTTAGCGAAATATCCAAAGGAGCGTACTCATGACTTATGGCTGGAGCTTGGGGAGGGTCCTGCAAAAGTCCATCTCTCCATTACTATGTGTGCTGTACGAGCAGTGATCTCCGATGAATGTATATGcaacttcaataaatataaagaaacataT AAAATCTCTAACTTGGATACGAATTTGAATGATGTTGGAGTTCTCCACGTGAAGGTGATCGGAGCAAGAGGTCTAGGTTCAAAGCCACGTTCGTACTGCACTCTGCAAGTGGACAATCAAAAAGTGCAAACGCATCGAGCTGGTACCACTTCAGAGATTCTGTGGAACCGCTGCTATTTATT CAATATAAGCGATGTAACATCAACACTAGATCTCAAAGTGTATGAAAGCTCCATCGCTAATACGCTTCTCAACGAGTCTATAGGAAAAGTGTCGATTCCATTGTTGAGGGTAGCGAACAATGAAAAGCGCTGGTATGCTTTAAAGGACAGGAATAAGAGGAATAGCGCGAGAGGCGATCACCCACGAGTACTACTACAGATGTCGTTGAAGTATCATCCA GTTAAGGCATcgctaaaattatttcaagcCAAAGAAGAGCAGCACTTGAAGAAAGGGATGAAATTTGACATTGGTCTTTTGTATAGCAACGTCGTGTTTGTCTCTCACGTATTCCAGGCATTACAgcaaattaatgaatattataa ACGACTATTCGAGTGGGACGATCGTGAATTTTCATTATTCGTATTAATTGGATGGATTATCTTCTGCTATTTCATAGAAATCTGGATGATACCGCTATCATTATTACTACCATTCCTTTGGCATTGGATTTGGAATAGACACCAAG ATAACGTACTTATCGCACGAGAACCATTCAACGAAGATGATTTGgacatgaataataatataaag GATGAGAGCGACAAAGGTCTGATCAGTCGAGTTAAAATCAATGAAATACCGCAAATTACTATAACAGTCACAAAAGGAATTGAAATGATCGCTTCCTTCGCTGAAAAGGCACAAAA TTTAGTCAGCTTCAAGGTACCATTTATTAGCTACGTAGCGATATGTTTACTGATTGGGGCGTCTTTTGGTCTTTATCTCATACCATACAGATACATCATGATGGCTTTTG GTATAATGAAATACAcaaggaaatatttaaatccgAATCGTGTTCTAAACAATGATTTATTGCATTTCTTCTCAAGAGTACCTGATGATGCAACATTG AAAGATTGGAAGGAGTTACACATACCAAAACCGCAGGAGGATAATTCTAGATATCTGGCAAGATCTGTCAGCACCTCAATTTGA
- the LOC123717794 gene encoding multiple C2 and transmembrane domain-containing protein-like isoform X1 encodes MDTASETAVTFRHNSNSIKRWRPSSLMNIVIKNNKSESILQSIDVDKEMNEKKINRSKSLNNSWTTAVTVVLIEAKNVSHLLQDDMTKGLYCKLRLGIESHKSKSSSNSIHPEWRERFKMHLFHDNILHVSLWDRGNPKMSIGSCVVDLAKYPKERTHDLWLELGEGPAKVHLSITMCAVRAVISDECICNFNKYKETYKISNLDTNLNDVGVLHVKVIGARGLGSKPRSYCTLQVDNQKVQTHRAGTTSEILWNRCYLFNISDVTSTLDLKVYESSIANTLLNESIGKVSIPLLRVANNEKRWYALKDRNKRNSARGDHPRVLLQMSLKYHPVKASLKLFQAKEEQHLKKGMKFDIGLLYSNVVFVSHVFQALQQINEYYKRLFEWDDREFSLFVLIGWIIFCYFIEIWMIPLSLLLPFLWHWIWNRHQDNVLIAREPFNEDDLDMNNNIKDESDKGLISRVKINEIPQITITVTKGIEMIASFAEKAQNLVSFKVPFISYVAICLLIGASFGLYLIPYRYIMMAFGIMKYTRKYLNPNRVLNNDLLHFFSRVPDDATLKDWKELHIPKPQEDNSRYLARSVSTSI; translated from the exons ATGGCGTCCCAGCTCCCTCATGAACATAGTGATTAAGAATAACAAGTCCGAATCAATTCTACAGTCAATTGATGTCGATAAAGAAATG aatgaaaagaaaatcaatAGATCAAAATCGCTGAACAATAGTTGGACAACGGCTGTGACTGTTGTTCTCATTGAAGCAAAGAATGTATCACATTTGCTTCAAGATGACATGACAAAGGGACTGTATTGCAAGTTACG GTTGGGAATAGAATCACATAAATCGAAATCATCTTCTAACAGCATCCACCCAGAATGGCGTGAGAGGTTCAAGATGCATCTATTTCATGACAACATTCTCCATGTGTCGCTATGGGATCGAGGAAACCCGAAAATGTCAATAGGCAG TTGTGTGGTGGATTTAGCGAAATATCCAAAGGAGCGTACTCATGACTTATGGCTGGAGCTTGGGGAGGGTCCTGCAAAAGTCCATCTCTCCATTACTATGTGTGCTGTACGAGCAGTGATCTCCGATGAATGTATATGcaacttcaataaatataaagaaacataT AAAATCTCTAACTTGGATACGAATTTGAATGATGTTGGAGTTCTCCACGTGAAGGTGATCGGAGCAAGAGGTCTAGGTTCAAAGCCACGTTCGTACTGCACTCTGCAAGTGGACAATCAAAAAGTGCAAACGCATCGAGCTGGTACCACTTCAGAGATTCTGTGGAACCGCTGCTATTTATT CAATATAAGCGATGTAACATCAACACTAGATCTCAAAGTGTATGAAAGCTCCATCGCTAATACGCTTCTCAACGAGTCTATAGGAAAAGTGTCGATTCCATTGTTGAGGGTAGCGAACAATGAAAAGCGCTGGTATGCTTTAAAGGACAGGAATAAGAGGAATAGCGCGAGAGGCGATCACCCACGAGTACTACTACAGATGTCGTTGAAGTATCATCCA GTTAAGGCATcgctaaaattatttcaagcCAAAGAAGAGCAGCACTTGAAGAAAGGGATGAAATTTGACATTGGTCTTTTGTATAGCAACGTCGTGTTTGTCTCTCACGTATTCCAGGCATTACAgcaaattaatgaatattataa ACGACTATTCGAGTGGGACGATCGTGAATTTTCATTATTCGTATTAATTGGATGGATTATCTTCTGCTATTTCATAGAAATCTGGATGATACCGCTATCATTATTACTACCATTCCTTTGGCATTGGATTTGGAATAGACACCAAG ATAACGTACTTATCGCACGAGAACCATTCAACGAAGATGATTTGgacatgaataataatataaag GATGAGAGCGACAAAGGTCTGATCAGTCGAGTTAAAATCAATGAAATACCGCAAATTACTATAACAGTCACAAAAGGAATTGAAATGATCGCTTCCTTCGCTGAAAAGGCACAAAA TTTAGTCAGCTTCAAGGTACCATTTATTAGCTACGTAGCGATATGTTTACTGATTGGGGCGTCTTTTGGTCTTTATCTCATACCATACAGATACATCATGATGGCTTTTG GTATAATGAAATACAcaaggaaatatttaaatccgAATCGTGTTCTAAACAATGATTTATTGCATTTCTTCTCAAGAGTACCTGATGATGCAACATTG AAAGATTGGAAGGAGTTACACATACCAAAACCGCAGGAGGATAATTCTAGATATCTGGCAAGATCTGTCAGCACCTCAATTTGA